The following proteins are encoded in a genomic region of Chelmon rostratus isolate fCheRos1 chromosome 3, fCheRos1.pri, whole genome shotgun sequence:
- the slc25a4 gene encoding ADP/ATP translocase 1, whose amino-acid sequence MTDGVISFMKDFLAGGIAAAISKTAVAPIERVKLLLQVQHASKQITAETQYKGIIDCVVRIPKEQGFLSFWRGNLANVIRYFPTQALNFAFKDKYKRIFLGGVDQKTQFWRYFAGNLASGGAAGATSLCFVYPLDFARTRLAADIGKGASEREFTGLGNCLTKIFKTDGLRGLYLGFNVSVQGIIIYRAAYFGCFDTAKGMLPDPKNTHIVVSWMIAQTVTAAAGIVSYPFDTVRRRMMMQSGRKGADIMYKGTIDCWRKILKDEGAKAFFKGAWSNVIRGMGGAFVLVLYDEIKKFT is encoded by the exons ATGACGGACGGGGTGATTAGTTTCATGAAGGACTTTCTGGCTGGCGGCATCGCCGCTGCCATCTCTAAAACAGCTGTCGCTCCCATTGAGAGGGTCAAGTTGTTGCTGCAG GTCCAGCATGCCAGCAAACAGATCACCGCAGAGACGCAGTACAAGGGAATCATTGACTGTGTGGTCAGAATCCCAAAGGAACAGGGCTTTCTTTCCTTCTGGAGAGGCAACCTGGCCAACGTGATCCGTTACTTCCCCACCCAAGCCCTCAACTTCGCCTTCAAAGACAAGTACAAGAGGATCTTCCTCGGTGGTGTGGATCAGAAAACACAGTTCTGGCGTTACTTCGCTGGTAATCTAGCATCTGGCGGTGCCGCTGGTGCGACTTCGCTTTGCTTCGTCTACCCTCTCGACTTCGCCAGAACAAGACTCGCTGCCGACATCGGTAAGGGCGCGTCTGAGAGAGAGTTCACCGGGCTGGGAAACTGCCTCACCAAGATCTTCAAAACCGATGGCCTCAGAGGTCTTTACCTCGGGTTCAACGTGTCAGTGCAGGGTATCATCATCTACAGAGCGGCCTACTTCGGATGCTTCGACACAGCTAAAG GTATGCTGCCAGACCCCAAGAATACGCACATCGTCGTTAGCTGGATGATCGCCCAGACTGTGACCGCGGCAGCTGGAATCGTCTCATACCCCTTCGACACCGTCAGACGTCGTATGATGATGCAGTCTGGACGCAAAGGAG CTGACATCATGTACAAGGGCACAATCGACTGCTGGAGGAAGATCCTCAAGGACGAGGGAGCAAAAGCCTTCTTCAAGGGTGCCTGGTCCAACGTGATCAGAGGCATGGGTGGTGCTTTTGTGTTGGTGCTGTACGACGAGATCAAGAAGTTCACATAA